The proteins below come from a single Acidimicrobiia bacterium genomic window:
- a CDS encoding NADH-quinone oxidoreductase subunit I has protein sequence MAQLPGLIKGLGVTFRTMLEPNVTVQYPHEKESPAPRARGVIALKEENCTVCMLCARECPDWCIYIEGHKYLAPPRREGGKPRQRNALDRFDIDYSLCMYCGICVEVCPFEALFWSPEFEYSEPRIADLLHDKTMLGHWMTTVPDFEQYEAGSEAKVKKVPR, from the coding sequence ATGGCTCAGCTACCAGGACTTATCAAAGGCTTAGGTGTTACCTTCCGCACGATGCTGGAACCGAATGTAACGGTCCAGTATCCCCACGAGAAGGAATCCCCGGCCCCTCGCGCCCGCGGGGTAATTGCCCTTAAGGAAGAAAACTGCACGGTGTGCATGCTTTGTGCCCGCGAATGCCCTGATTGGTGCATTTACATTGAAGGTCACAAGTATCTGGCGCCGCCTCGTCGTGAGGGTGGTAAGCCTCGTCAACGTAACGCTCTCGATCGTTTCGATATCGACTACTCACTGTGTATGTATTGCGGTATTTGCGTCGAAGTGTGTCCCTTCGAAGCTTTGTTCTGGAGCCCTGAATTCGAATATTCCGAGCCTCGGATTGCCGACCTTCTTCACGACAAAACTATGCTCGGTCACTGGATGACCACGGTCCCAGATTTCGAACAGTACGAAGCTGGTTCGGAAGCCAAAGTAAAGAAGGTGCCCCGCTAG
- a CDS encoding NADH-quinone oxidoreductase subunit N, which translates to MTTATMLSLLAFERPIIDWHAAAPDMAVLAFAALLITLDVVFLERGRKFMAGLAGLGLLVALVPVLTLAVDGTDRVMFGGAYVVDDFALLMKALFLITGYVVVLMSTNYVAEGDFWESEYYSLLLASILGMTMMASARDLVSIFLALELLSMPTYMLAGWRKRSLESNEAGIKYFLMGVFASGIMLYGMSLIFGAAGDTRLSVIGDAVAAGKSIPLVTLGVVFTLIGFAFKVSAVPFHAWAPDVYQGAPTPITAFLAVASKTAGFVALLMLVFVGFYGRDDVYQPLFWVLAVVSMTAGNTMALRQTNIVRMLAYSGIAQAGYMMAALAVAGDVGDRALQAIAIYLVIYAGMNLGAFAVVIAVARKTRSGEISSYGGLFNYAPGLSVVMMIFMFSLAGIPPFAGWYGKLAVFKATVEADNFVGYSLAIAVAINSVIALFYYANVAREMFMNDVPDGDTSRIRVPFSLVAALAIGVVVTVGLGVFPEAVARVTEVSLLAAGS; encoded by the coding sequence ATGACGACCGCTACGATGCTTTCTCTCCTCGCTTTTGAGCGACCCATAATCGATTGGCATGCCGCGGCCCCCGATATGGCGGTCCTGGCTTTTGCAGCGCTGCTCATAACACTCGACGTGGTGTTCCTTGAGCGGGGTCGGAAGTTCATGGCCGGTTTGGCTGGTCTGGGCTTGCTCGTAGCTTTGGTACCGGTGCTCACTTTGGCCGTTGATGGTACCGATCGAGTAATGTTCGGCGGAGCGTACGTCGTTGACGACTTTGCGCTCCTTATGAAGGCCCTGTTCTTAATCACTGGCTATGTAGTGGTGCTGATGTCTACCAACTACGTAGCGGAAGGCGACTTCTGGGAAAGCGAATATTACAGCTTGTTGTTAGCCTCCATCCTTGGTATGACGATGATGGCCTCGGCACGTGACTTGGTCAGCATTTTCTTGGCCTTAGAACTGCTTTCTATGCCTACCTACATGTTGGCCGGTTGGCGCAAACGCTCACTGGAAAGCAACGAAGCGGGTATCAAGTACTTCCTGATGGGCGTCTTCGCTTCGGGAATCATGCTTTATGGCATGTCGCTAATTTTTGGGGCGGCGGGTGACACCCGTTTGAGTGTTATCGGCGATGCTGTAGCCGCTGGGAAGTCAATCCCCCTGGTGACCTTAGGGGTAGTGTTCACCCTCATTGGGTTTGCCTTTAAGGTTTCGGCGGTTCCATTTCACGCTTGGGCGCCAGATGTCTATCAAGGTGCACCTACGCCGATTACCGCTTTTTTGGCGGTGGCATCGAAGACCGCCGGTTTCGTGGCGCTGCTGATGCTGGTGTTTGTTGGCTTTTACGGTCGTGACGATGTCTACCAGCCGCTGTTTTGGGTGCTGGCGGTGGTCTCGATGACTGCTGGTAACACCATGGCGTTACGCCAAACCAATATCGTACGAATGCTTGCTTATTCTGGTATCGCCCAGGCGGGCTACATGATGGCTGCTTTGGCGGTGGCTGGTGATGTGGGCGACCGTGCTCTACAAGCCATTGCGATTTATCTTGTTATTTACGCTGGGATGAACCTCGGAGCTTTTGCCGTGGTAATCGCGGTGGCTCGTAAGACTCGCTCTGGCGAAATTTCGAGCTATGGCGGTTTGTTCAACTACGCGCCTGGCCTGTCGGTGGTCATGATGATCTTCATGTTCTCGCTGGCTGGAATCCCACCATTTGCTGGTTGGTACGGGAAGCTAGCGGTGTTCAAAGCCACAGTGGAAGCCGACAACTTCGTGGGCTACAGCTTGGCTATCGCGGTGGCCATCAACTCGGTTATTGCGTTGTTCTATTACGCCAACGTGGCTCGAGAGATGTTTATGAACGATGTACCCGATGGCGACACCAGTCGAATTCGGGTTCCGTTCTCGCTGGTGGCTGCCTTGGCTATTGGGGTCGTGGTCACGGTAGGCCTGGGTGTATTCCCCGAGGCTGTGGCCCGAGTTACAGAAGTTTCGTTGTTGGCGGCTGGAAGCTGA
- a CDS encoding complex I subunit 1 family protein has product MSGLVLGLDLAYWQTTLIKVLVAAIMAPTAALILGYVFLLKIMSFMQSRLGPMESGPYGLLQLIGDGVKFIQKEDIFPEKADKWVFATAPIVVLMSTLLIYVFVPVGPDLVGEPVETGIFMTLAVSSISVIGILMAGWASVNKYSLIGALRAAGQLIAYELPMVLAVVGVVIQAGTLNMQGIVAAQANGEIFGWGGIGNPFIITQFVGFLIFLVAVQAELTQTPFDMPVAESEIMGGYQVEYSGFRFLSFFLAEFATAFAFAGIAAVLFLGGWWIPGFDFDSNTLNYLGPIVMFVKIMVVSFLVFWIRFTYPRFREDQLQTFAWKVLIPLALANIAVTGVLKVVF; this is encoded by the coding sequence GTGAGTGGATTGGTACTGGGCCTAGATCTTGCCTACTGGCAAACAACCCTAATTAAGGTGCTGGTAGCGGCCATTATGGCCCCTACCGCGGCCCTAATTTTGGGTTATGTGTTCTTGCTGAAGATCATGAGTTTCATGCAGAGCCGATTGGGGCCCATGGAATCGGGCCCTTACGGCTTGCTCCAGTTGATCGGTGACGGCGTGAAGTTCATTCAAAAGGAAGACATCTTCCCTGAAAAGGCCGATAAGTGGGTCTTCGCCACAGCACCAATCGTGGTGCTTATGTCGACCCTTCTCATCTACGTCTTTGTACCGGTCGGGCCAGACCTAGTGGGCGAACCGGTTGAAACCGGAATTTTCATGACCTTAGCTGTTTCTTCAATTTCGGTCATTGGTATTTTGATGGCCGGTTGGGCTTCGGTTAACAAGTACTCGCTCATTGGTGCTCTGCGGGCCGCAGGTCAGCTAATTGCCTACGAGTTGCCCATGGTTCTGGCGGTCGTTGGTGTGGTTATCCAAGCTGGCACCCTGAATATGCAAGGCATTGTGGCCGCTCAGGCGAATGGCGAAATCTTCGGTTGGGGTGGCATCGGAAACCCCTTCATCATCACCCAATTTGTAGGTTTCCTTATCTTCTTGGTGGCTGTTCAGGCTGAACTCACCCAAACGCCCTTCGATATGCCTGTAGCTGAATCGGAAATTATGGGTGGTTACCAAGTTGAATATTCCGGTTTCCGTTTCCTTTCTTTCTTCTTAGCTGAATTCGCTACCGCCTTCGCTTTTGCGGGTATAGCCGCCGTATTGTTCCTAGGTGGCTGGTGGATTCCGGGCTTCGATTTTGATTCCAACACTCTTAACTATCTTGGTCCGATCGTCATGTTTGTAAAGATCATGGTCGTTTCGTTCTTAGTCTTTTGGATCCGCTTCACGTACCCACGCTTTCGTGAAGATCAGCTCCAAACCTTCGCTTGGAAAGTGCTAATCCCCTTAGCGCTGGCGAACATTGCCGTAACTGGCGTCCTAAAGGTGGTCTTCTAA
- the acs gene encoding acetate--CoA ligase — translation MSDSTIANFQVEDRTFPPPADFAAQALVNDQSLYEEAAKDPDAFWARQARELLSWQKDFTKVSEWDLPNAKYFADGELNVAENCIDRHVAAGLGDRVAIYWEGEPGDSRVITYADLLDEVSRFANVLKSLGINKGDRVAIYMPMIPELPIAMLACARIGAPHSVIFGGFSPDSITDRVNDAEARIIVTADAGFRRGVPSMLKPQVDLAIAGTPSVEHVVVVNRCDTDIHMEEGRDLWWHDLMASASNDCPAEPMEAEHLLYLLYTSGTTARPKGIMHTTGGYMTQVAFTHKYVFDLKPESDIYWCAADVGWVTGHSYIVYGPLANGATQVMYEGTPDTPGRDRLWAIIEKYKVTQLYTAPTAIRTFMKWGVEEVQKHDLSSLRLLGSVGEPINPEAWMWYRTNIGGDRCPIVDTWWQTETGAMMITSLPGVVTTKPGSATFPIPGIEAGVVDDTGKPLERGGGYLTIKPPWPAMLRGVWGDPERFNDTYFSQSPGLYFAGDGAQIDEDGYFWLLGRVDDVMNISGHRISTTEVESALVSHDAVAEAAVVGAKDPTSGQAIIAYVILRGDVEPTAETGEELRVHVAKQIGAIARPKTVILVPDLPKTRSGKIMRRLLRDVAEGRDLGDTTTLADPDVFDEINSRAATDNAKDDA, via the coding sequence GTGTCTGATTCCACTATCGCTAATTTCCAAGTTGAAGATCGCACCTTTCCGCCACCAGCTGATTTCGCCGCCCAAGCCCTGGTGAACGATCAGTCGCTGTACGAAGAAGCTGCGAAAGACCCCGACGCATTTTGGGCTCGCCAAGCCCGCGAACTGTTGAGTTGGCAAAAAGACTTCACCAAGGTCTCCGAATGGGATCTACCGAACGCCAAGTATTTTGCCGATGGCGAACTGAACGTGGCCGAAAACTGTATCGATCGTCATGTCGCAGCCGGACTCGGCGATCGGGTAGCCATCTATTGGGAAGGTGAACCTGGCGACTCTCGGGTTATTACCTACGCTGATCTTCTAGATGAAGTCTCACGTTTTGCCAACGTGCTAAAGAGTCTGGGTATTAACAAGGGCGATCGGGTGGCCATTTATATGCCAATGATTCCCGAGCTTCCCATTGCCATGCTGGCCTGTGCCAGGATCGGGGCTCCACATTCGGTGATCTTCGGCGGCTTCTCACCTGACTCCATTACAGATCGAGTGAATGACGCTGAAGCCCGCATCATCGTAACGGCCGATGCTGGTTTCCGACGAGGCGTTCCCTCCATGCTTAAACCACAAGTCGACTTGGCTATTGCTGGTACCCCATCAGTGGAACATGTCGTAGTGGTGAACCGCTGCGACACCGATATTCACATGGAAGAGGGCCGTGACCTGTGGTGGCACGACCTAATGGCTAGCGCCAGCAACGACTGTCCGGCCGAGCCCATGGAAGCCGAACACCTTCTGTATTTGCTCTACACCTCAGGTACGACTGCTCGCCCCAAAGGCATCATGCACACCACTGGTGGTTATATGACCCAGGTGGCATTCACCCACAAGTATGTCTTCGACCTGAAACCGGAATCAGACATTTATTGGTGTGCTGCCGATGTCGGTTGGGTTACCGGCCATAGTTACATTGTCTATGGGCCGCTCGCCAATGGTGCCACTCAGGTGATGTACGAAGGCACGCCCGACACTCCTGGCCGTGATCGGCTTTGGGCAATTATTGAAAAGTACAAGGTCACACAGCTTTACACCGCCCCCACCGCGATTCGTACCTTTATGAAGTGGGGCGTTGAAGAAGTGCAGAAGCACGACCTTTCTTCCCTGCGGCTGTTGGGCTCGGTGGGGGAACCTATCAACCCCGAAGCCTGGATGTGGTATCGCACCAACATTGGTGGCGATCGTTGTCCAATCGTCGACACGTGGTGGCAAACCGAAACCGGTGCCATGATGATCACCTCGTTACCTGGCGTGGTTACCACTAAACCTGGCTCCGCCACCTTCCCGATCCCTGGGATCGAGGCCGGAGTTGTAGATGACACCGGGAAGCCACTGGAGCGAGGGGGTGGTTACCTAACTATTAAACCTCCTTGGCCGGCGATGCTTCGGGGTGTGTGGGGCGACCCTGAACGTTTCAACGACACGTACTTTTCGCAGTCACCCGGGTTGTATTTCGCAGGCGACGGCGCCCAAATCGATGAAGACGGCTATTTCTGGCTTTTGGGTCGCGTTGACGATGTTATGAACATTTCCGGGCATCGTATTTCCACCACCGAAGTGGAATCGGCCCTGGTGTCTCACGATGCCGTAGCCGAAGCTGCGGTCGTCGGTGCCAAAGACCCAACCTCGGGACAGGCGATTATCGCTTATGTGATTTTGCGCGGCGATGTTGAACCCACTGCTGAAACGGGCGAAGAGCTACGCGTGCATGTAGCCAAACAGATCGGTGCTATTGCGCGGCCGAAAACAGTGATTCTGGTCCCCGATCTGCCGAAGACCCGTAGTGGCAAGATTATGCGGCGTTTGCTGCGCGATGTGGCCGAAGGTCGCGACTTGGGTGACACCACCACATTGGCTGATCCCGACGTGTTCGATGAGATCAACTCGCGCGCCGCCACTGATAACGCCAAGGACGACGCCTAA
- the nuoK gene encoding NADH-quinone oxidoreductase subunit NuoK: MLLTNFLMLSSILFCIGVYGVLARRNAVMVLMSVELILNAVNINLVAFGAMHGVVTGHVFALFIIAVAAAEVGVGLAMVLLIYRNRSSIDLDEVDLLKG; the protein is encoded by the coding sequence ATGCTCTTAACCAACTTCTTAATGCTCTCGTCGATCCTGTTTTGCATCGGCGTTTATGGGGTATTAGCTCGGCGCAACGCCGTTATGGTGCTGATGTCGGTCGAGCTCATCCTCAATGCGGTGAACATCAACCTGGTTGCATTTGGTGCCATGCACGGCGTGGTTACTGGTCATGTGTTTGCGTTGTTCATTATTGCGGTGGCGGCCGCTGAAGTCGGTGTCGGCTTGGCGATGGTGCTACTTATTTATCGGAACCGATCGAGTATTGACCTCGATGAAGTCGATCTGCTGAAGGGCTAA
- a CDS encoding NADH-quinone oxidoreductase subunit M produces the protein MEDFLNDWGLSLAIFLPLVGAAIMAVIPRAEEQLQKAVALITSLVVGAVGVALLVNFDMDRSKELQFVVDKSWIDVINSRYILGLDGISMPLMLLTMFIVVTCMLYSLHWLPEPRNAKAFLIMVLILETGMIGTFLAQDLILFFVFFEVVLVPMYFLIGVWGGEDRQYAAIKFFLFTLFGSALMLVSFLALYFLADASGTAAGVVHTFDMRALPMAASGIALSTQVIIFGGMFFGFAIKVPMFPMHTWLPDAHTQAPTVGSVILAAILLKLGVYGFIRIAIPILPEAAIEWAPFMGALSVIGIIYGAFCCLAQVEMKRLIAFSSVAHMGFTMLGVSTLTDFGINAAIFGMVAHGLITGLLFFITGSMKERYHTMEIKRLGGLLVPAPRMGWMLGIAVMASLGLPGLAGFWGEVPAILAAYSPAEGLSEPLFRAYMVIAAIGTVFAAAYLLWLYQRTAFGTPKEEFAQDPHITDMSVPEWAAWGPMILLIVVLGVYPNLLFKLTDPAVGAVSSIVAAAAGS, from the coding sequence ATGGAAGATTTCCTCAATGACTGGGGATTAAGCCTGGCAATATTCTTACCGCTGGTAGGTGCTGCCATCATGGCGGTAATACCGCGAGCCGAGGAACAGCTGCAAAAAGCTGTGGCTCTTATTACCTCACTGGTGGTGGGGGCGGTTGGTGTTGCCCTCTTGGTCAACTTCGACATGGACCGCTCAAAAGAGCTCCAATTCGTGGTGGACAAGAGCTGGATCGACGTGATCAACAGTCGTTACATCTTGGGGCTTGACGGCATTTCGATGCCGCTCATGCTGCTCACCATGTTCATCGTGGTGACCTGCATGCTCTATTCACTGCATTGGTTGCCCGAACCTCGTAACGCCAAAGCCTTCCTGATCATGGTGCTCATCCTAGAAACGGGAATGATCGGTACCTTCTTGGCGCAAGACCTCATCTTATTCTTCGTGTTCTTCGAAGTGGTCTTGGTACCCATGTACTTCCTAATCGGAGTCTGGGGCGGCGAAGATCGTCAGTACGCGGCCATCAAGTTCTTCTTGTTCACCCTCTTCGGCTCGGCCCTAATGCTGGTTAGCTTCTTGGCGCTCTACTTCCTGGCTGACGCCAGTGGCACCGCGGCCGGGGTAGTGCACACCTTCGATATGCGAGCCCTACCCATGGCGGCTAGCGGTATTGCACTTAGCACCCAGGTAATCATCTTTGGCGGAATGTTCTTCGGGTTTGCGATCAAGGTGCCCATGTTCCCCATGCACACCTGGCTGCCCGACGCTCACACTCAGGCCCCCACCGTGGGTTCGGTAATTTTGGCTGCCATCTTGTTGAAGCTTGGTGTCTATGGCTTTATCAGAATCGCCATTCCAATTCTGCCCGAAGCGGCGATCGAATGGGCACCGTTTATGGGTGCGCTCTCGGTGATAGGCATCATCTACGGCGCCTTCTGTTGTTTGGCCCAGGTAGAGATGAAACGCCTAATCGCGTTCTCGTCGGTGGCTCACATGGGCTTCACCATGCTGGGTGTTTCTACCCTTACAGATTTCGGTATTAACGCTGCCATCTTCGGAATGGTTGCGCACGGTCTCATTACCGGTTTGCTGTTCTTCATCACCGGTTCCATGAAAGAGCGTTACCACACCATGGAAATCAAGCGCTTGGGTGGCCTGCTGGTCCCCGCACCGCGCATGGGTTGGATGCTTGGTATTGCGGTGATGGCCTCTCTCGGGTTGCCTGGCCTGGCTGGGTTCTGGGGTGAAGTTCCGGCCATCTTGGCCGCCTATAGCCCAGCTGAAGGCCTCTCCGAACCGCTCTTTAGGGCCTACATGGTGATCGCGGCAATTGGTACCGTGTTTGCGGCTGCTTATCTGCTGTGGCTCTATCAGCGCACCGCGTTTGGCACTCCTAAAGAAGAATTTGCACAAGATCCGCACATCACCGACATGAGCGTCCCCGAGTGGGCAGCTTGGGGACCGATGATTCTTTTGATCGTGGTTCTTGGTGTGTATCCCAACCTGTTGTTCAAACTCACTGATCCCGCTGTTGGCGCTGTAAGCAGCATTGTGGCTGCCGCTGCTGGATCCTGA
- the nuoL gene encoding NADH-quinone oxidoreductase subunit L codes for MFFLENAWIIPAVPAVSFVLILFFGKRMPRKGSEIGILAVGASFVMALLAGISWVTRSGGTEAGAIHNEWVWWQSGGTQFKVGILVDGLSLMMLFVVGLVSLLVHVYSTEYVRDDRRYTHFFAFLSLFSASMMTLVISSNTFQIITAWEMVGVCSFALIGHWWEEKPNSDAALKAFFTNRVGDVGLIIGMIILYFTAQTFNVMEINSLAVAGDLSHTALLVASLSLLAAVMSKSGQFFLHTWLPDAMAGPTPVSALLHSATMVVAGIFMVARLYGVFWEGLQIGGSSINALAVIGGVTTLVGGSLAFVQRDIKKVLAYSTISQLGYMVMALGVGAWTAALFHLFTHAFFKACLFLGAGSVSHACHHSFDMVKDMGGLRKYMPQTYRTFLLASIALAGLPPLAGFWSKDEILAGAQQLGNGGYPLMLVMGLVTAGLTGAYVTRMVYLTFFGEYRGEGTPHESPASITVPLWILAVFATLAGFLNLPEAIAPSNIAQRFTAFVEPSGMAYFPAVHHGDFDWALAIGSTLIALGGVALSYAYWFNGRWHGVTERSAAAKAGYTLLDNKYYLDVLYTDIIAGGVKGPIADGSNWINQNVLDGVVNGVGSGTVAAGRQIYTLVDQGAVDGTINMSGRAAKATGGVLSLFQNGRIRQYATMLFGGATVLAGALVVLV; via the coding sequence ATGTTCTTCCTTGAGAATGCATGGATCATTCCAGCAGTACCGGCCGTCTCATTCGTTTTAATCCTGTTTTTCGGGAAACGAATGCCCCGCAAAGGGTCGGAAATCGGTATTTTGGCGGTGGGTGCCTCATTCGTAATGGCGCTCTTAGCTGGAATCAGCTGGGTCACGCGTAGCGGGGGTACCGAAGCTGGAGCCATTCACAACGAATGGGTTTGGTGGCAATCTGGCGGCACTCAATTCAAAGTGGGCATCCTCGTTGACGGCCTAAGCCTCATGATGCTTTTCGTGGTGGGCTTGGTGTCGCTACTCGTACACGTTTATTCCACTGAATATGTGCGTGACGATCGTCGTTACACCCACTTCTTTGCTTTCCTCAGCTTGTTCTCGGCATCGATGATGACGTTGGTGATTTCGTCGAACACCTTCCAAATCATCACCGCCTGGGAAATGGTTGGTGTTTGTTCGTTTGCCCTTATCGGTCACTGGTGGGAAGAAAAGCCCAACTCCGATGCTGCGCTGAAGGCCTTCTTCACTAACCGTGTAGGCGACGTTGGCTTGATCATCGGGATGATCATCCTTTATTTCACCGCACAAACCTTCAACGTGATGGAGATCAACTCGTTGGCGGTGGCCGGTGATCTTTCACACACGGCCTTATTGGTGGCTTCGCTATCGTTGCTAGCGGCCGTCATGTCGAAATCGGGTCAATTCTTCCTGCACACCTGGTTGCCCGATGCCATGGCAGGTCCCACCCCGGTCTCAGCTTTGCTGCACTCCGCCACCATGGTTGTGGCTGGTATTTTCATGGTGGCTCGTCTCTATGGCGTGTTTTGGGAAGGGCTCCAAATCGGTGGCTCCAGCATCAACGCCTTAGCGGTAATTGGTGGTGTCACCACCTTGGTTGGTGGCTCGCTGGCCTTCGTACAACGAGATATCAAGAAGGTTCTGGCTTACTCAACCATTTCCCAGTTGGGTTATATGGTGATGGCCCTTGGTGTGGGTGCCTGGACGGCGGCTTTGTTCCACCTCTTTACCCACGCCTTCTTCAAGGCTTGTTTGTTCTTGGGCGCTGGCTCGGTTAGCCACGCTTGTCACCACAGCTTCGACATGGTGAAAGACATGGGCGGCTTGCGCAAATATATGCCGCAGACTTACCGCACCTTCTTGTTGGCGTCGATTGCTTTGGCCGGTTTACCTCCGTTGGCCGGTTTCTGGTCGAAAGACGAAATTCTCGCTGGGGCCCAACAACTCGGTAACGGCGGCTATCCGCTCATGCTGGTTATGGGTTTGGTTACCGCTGGGCTAACCGGTGCCTATGTAACCCGCATGGTATATCTCACCTTCTTTGGTGAATACCGGGGCGAAGGTACGCCACACGAATCTCCAGCATCGATCACCGTTCCACTATGGATTCTGGCGGTCTTTGCCACTTTGGCTGGTTTCTTGAACCTTCCCGAAGCTATTGCCCCTTCAAACATCGCCCAGCGTTTCACTGCGTTCGTCGAACCCAGTGGGATGGCTTATTTCCCGGCGGTTCATCATGGTGATTTCGATTGGGCGTTAGCAATTGGCTCCACTCTGATCGCTCTTGGTGGGGTGGCGCTTTCTTACGCCTATTGGTTTAACGGTCGCTGGCACGGGGTCACTGAACGTAGCGCCGCTGCCAAGGCCGGCTACACCCTGCTCGACAACAAGTACTATCTAGATGTTCTATACACCGACATCATCGCCGGTGGGGTTAAAGGCCCTATCGCCGATGGCTCTAACTGGATAAACCAGAACGTGCTTGACGGTGTGGTGAACGGCGTAGGCAGTGGCACGGTTGCTGCTGGTCGCCAAATTTATACCCTGGTCGATCAAGGCGCTGTCGACGGCACTATCAACATGTCTGGTCGTGCGGCTAAGGCCACAGGTGGGGTATTAAGCCTGTTCCAAAACGGGCGCATACGTCAGTACGCAACAATGCTATTCGGAGGCGCAACTGTGCTTGCAGGTGCGCTCGTAGTTTTGGTTTGA
- a CDS encoding NADH-quinone oxidoreductase subunit J: MDVVWGDNVAQNIAFYLIAAVMVVGAIRVVTTKNVVHAALYLVVVLTGAAGQFVLLGAEFIAATQIMVYVGAIVVLFLFGVMLTRAVLGDDPEIDGAPAQRSASALVAVILLAVMGYAIYGTDGMSRAELPTERFQSVTQVSDSIFGTFVVPFEAVSMLLLSALIGAIVLARRD; the protein is encoded by the coding sequence GTGGATGTTGTGTGGGGCGACAACGTCGCTCAGAACATAGCTTTCTACCTGATAGCCGCGGTGATGGTGGTAGGAGCAATACGGGTTGTAACCACCAAAAACGTGGTGCACGCCGCCCTTTATCTTGTGGTCGTGCTCACTGGAGCGGCCGGACAGTTCGTGCTTCTAGGTGCCGAGTTCATCGCGGCCACCCAAATCATGGTCTATGTGGGTGCCATCGTGGTGTTGTTCCTCTTCGGGGTTATGCTCACCCGAGCCGTCTTAGGTGACGACCCGGAAATCGATGGTGCACCAGCCCAACGCAGCGCCTCGGCTTTAGTAGCGGTCATTCTGCTCGCCGTCATGGGTTATGCCATCTATGGCACAGATGGAATGTCTCGGGCCGAACTCCCGACGGAACGCTTTCAGTCGGTAACTCAGGTCAGTGACTCAATCTTTGGTACTTTCGTGGTGCCCTTTGAGGCAGTCTCAATGTTGCTGCTGTCGGCTTTGATCGGCGCCATTGTGTTGGCGAGGAGAGACTAA
- a CDS encoding SAM-dependent methyltransferase, which yields MANRSLEQELIEGIRSDGPIPFSAFMEEALYNEVHGFYSSGVGRAGRRGDFITSVEVGPLFGAVVARALDQWWDEAGQPNRFVMVELGAGVGTLAIAIRAAKPRCLAALVQVLVERSPVLRDAQNQHLEVVTLTKNDHYNSLTPGVYSSQEISLTPFSGVILANELIDNISFDLFTFSGGRWLESLVGVVTNDAGHAELAFVERQASADVEAQLSELVPHAEEGWSVPWQANASDLVKTLLGRLKSGYLVLFDYGTATTAELAEREGGWMRVYRNQSAGGHPLDAPGSADITTDVAFDQLAQSNPAPTLLLSQSEFLERFGIVELVEEGRELWRAKAAAPDLQAVLARSRISESEALLDPNGLGSFLVAIWQPS from the coding sequence ATGGCCAATCGGTCATTAGAACAAGAACTGATTGAGGGAATTCGCTCTGACGGGCCAATTCCCTTTTCAGCTTTTATGGAGGAAGCGCTCTATAACGAGGTGCACGGCTTCTACAGTTCTGGCGTTGGTCGCGCTGGTCGTCGAGGCGATTTCATAACCTCGGTTGAAGTTGGCCCTCTCTTTGGTGCAGTGGTTGCCCGGGCGCTCGATCAGTGGTGGGACGAAGCAGGCCAACCAAACCGCTTCGTGATGGTCGAATTAGGAGCCGGCGTTGGAACCTTGGCAATTGCTATTCGCGCCGCGAAACCACGTTGCTTGGCAGCCTTGGTGCAGGTGTTAGTCGAGCGTTCACCAGTTTTGCGTGACGCTCAAAACCAACACCTGGAAGTAGTGACGCTCACCAAGAACGACCACTACAACTCTCTCACTCCGGGGGTCTATAGCAGCCAAGAAATCTCGTTGACCCCTTTTAGCGGAGTGATATTGGCTAATGAGCTAATAGATAACATCAGCTTCGATCTCTTCACTTTCTCGGGGGGTCGGTGGCTGGAGTCTCTGGTTGGTGTCGTGACCAACGACGCTGGTCATGCTGAGCTGGCTTTTGTCGAACGCCAGGCGTCGGCCGATGTGGAAGCACAACTTAGCGAGTTGGTGCCACACGCCGAGGAAGGCTGGAGCGTGCCATGGCAAGCGAATGCTTCAGACCTAGTGAAAACGCTCTTAGGGCGCCTAAAGAGTGGTTACTTGGTCTTGTTTGACTATGGAACAGCCACCACCGCCGAACTCGCAGAACGCGAGGGTGGCTGGATGCGGGTGTATCGAAACCAAAGCGCTGGAGGTCATCCCTTAGATGCGCCTGGCTCTGCCGACATAACCACCGATGTGGCATTTGATCAGCTGGCACAATCAAACCCAGCCCCCACCTTGTTGTTAAGCCAAAGTGAATTCTTGGAGCGTTTCGGTATTGTCGAGCTTGTAGAAGAGGGTCGTGAGCTCTGGCGGGCTAAAGCCGCTGCCCCCGATCTTCAAGCCGTGCTGGCTCGAAGCCGAATCAGCGAATCGGAAGCCCTCTTAGACCCCAACGGGCTCGGCTCGTTTCTGGTTGCGATTTGGCAACCCTCATAG